In a genomic window of Macrobrachium nipponense isolate FS-2020 chromosome 10, ASM1510439v2, whole genome shotgun sequence:
- the LOC135224014 gene encoding uncharacterized protein LOC135224014, with protein MDPDTFYKLLAKVQYRIEKQDTNMRDSISALARLEATLLFLSTGASYSSLQYSTRISKQSLSQIVPDTCQAIYDELKDEYLQTPSTPEKWKSVADGFNTRWNFPNCLGSIDGKHIAITARAGSGSYYYNYKGNYTGSWLIGHM; from the exons ATGGACCCAGATACTTTTTACAAACTTCTAGCGAAAGTGCAGTATCGAATTGAGAAACAAGACACCAATATGAGGGATTCTATATCTGCATTAGCTCGACTGGAGGCAACACTCTTATTTCTCAGCACTGGAGCCAGCTACTCGTCACTCCAGTATTCTACACGAATTTCTAAGCAGAGTTTGTCACAAATAGTACCAGACACCTGCCAAGCAATATATGACGAGCTGAAGGATGAGTATCTGCAG ACGCCTAGTACCCCAGAGAAATGGAAAAGTGTGGCAGACGGCTTCAACACAAGATGGAACTTCCCAAACTGTCTGGGGTCAATTGATGGAAAGCACATTGCCATAACGGCTCGAGCTGGTAGTGGTTcctattattacaattataaagGCAACTACACCGGGTCGTGGCTAATTGGCCATATGTGA